Within Enterobacter sp. RHBSTW-00175, the genomic segment CCTGGAAGCTTGCCGGTACGGCGCTGAAGAAATCCAGACCGCTTTCGGAGGCTTCAATCAGACGCACACCCGGATCGCCGTGACGCAGGGAGCCGCCCACTTCTGCCTGGAACTTGTTCCATGCCTGTGGGGAGTTCCAGCCCGGTGCCCATGCGAACGGAACCTGAGAGCGCGGCGCAGACGGCTGGTTGTTCCCTTCCATAGAGAAGGCGAACATCGTGTCTTTGTCCTGCGGCTGACGAGGTTCATGCACGCTGATGTTGGCACGCATTGCGGTACGACCGCTGTAACGGTGTGGTTCACGCGCCAGTTTCTGGCCGCGAATACGGAAGCTTGCGTCAGGTGCAGCATCTTTGATGCCCGCCAGCTGAGGCAGTTTTTCCACAACCGCGTCGATAACGTGGTCAAGCTGCGTCCAGTCCACTTCACGGCTCTGCACGGTGCTGTCCAGGGAGTGCAGCCAGCGCCAGCTTTCCAGCATAATGGTGTTGCTGTCGTAGTACGCCGGGTCATAAACCTGGAAGAAGCGCTGTGCGCGGCCTTCGTTGTTAATCACCGTACCGTCGCTTTCTGCGAAGCTTGCCGCAGAGAGCACAAGGTGCGCTTTATCCATAATCGCGGTGCGCTGATGGTCAATCACCATCACCAGCGGTGCTTTTGCAAGCGCAGCGTCAACGCGTGCCGCAGAGGCATGACGATGCAGGTCGTTCTCAAGCACGATAACCGCGTCAGCAGCACCGGTTTCCAGTTCGCTTAACGCTGCGTCCAGAGAACCGCCGCCAATCATACCCAGGCCAATGCTGTTCACCGCACGGGCAATCATGGTCACGCCAACGTCTGAACCGCGGCCTTTCAGGGCTTTGGCAACGTTTGCTGCAGCCTGAACGATCTCAACGCTACCGGCATTAGTACCGGAAATAATCAGCGGTTTCTTCGCACCCGCCAGCGCCTGAACAATCACGTCAACCTTGTTTTGCAGGTCGCGATCCAGTTCAACTGCCGGAGAGTTGCTGTCCAGCGCGTGTGCAATGGCAAAGCCGAGACGGGCCTGGTCTTCAACCGGCGCGCGGTAGGTCCACGCTGCGATATCATCCAGACGGGTATCATCAATGCTGGTAACAAACAGAGGATGCTTGGCGCGCTGGCCGATATTCAGGATTGCCGCAATCTGCCAGTCAGCCACTTTCTGGGCTGCCGCCATTTCGCGTGCTTTACCTTTCACCGCCTGGCGAACCGCCAGAGCCGCGCGAGCGCCGGTCTGAGTCAGGTCTTCACCTAACACCAGAACTGCATCATAGGATTCGATTTCGCGCAGCGCAGGAGTATGAATACCGCCTTCGCGCAGCACTTTCAGCACCAGTTGCAGACGTTCCTGCTCGCCCTGGGCGATACCGGTGTAGAAGTTTTCAGCTCCAACCAGTTCACGCAGCGCGAAGTTACTTTCGACGCTGGCACGTGGGGAGCCGATACCGATCACTTTCTTCGACTGGCGCAGAATATCTGCCGCGCCCTGCATCGCTTGTTCAGCGTTCAGGGTGATCAGGTCATCGCCACGGCGCTGAACCGGCTGACGCGGACGGTCTTTCAGGTTCACATAGCCATAACCGAAACGACCACGGTCGCACAGGAAGTAGTGGTTAACGGTACC encodes:
- the nuoG gene encoding NADH-quinone oxidoreductase subunit NuoG, which produces MATIHVDGKEYEVNGADNLLEACLSLGLDIPYFCWHPALGSVGACRQCAVKQYQNAEDTRGRLVMSCMTPATEGTFISIDDEEAKQFRESVVEWLMTNHPHDCPVCEEGGNCHLQDMTVMTGHSFRRYRFTKRTHRNQDLGPFISHEMNRCIACYRCVRYYKDYADGQDLGVYGAHDNVYFGRPEDGTLESEFSGNLVEICPTGVFTDKTHSERYNRKWDMQFAPSICQQCSLGCNTSPGERYGELRRIENRYNGTVNHYFLCDRGRFGYGYVNLKDRPRQPVQRRGDDLITLNAEQAMQGAADILRQSKKVIGIGSPRASVESNFALRELVGAENFYTGIAQGEQERLQLVLKVLREGGIHTPALREIESYDAVLVLGEDLTQTGARAALAVRQAVKGKAREMAAAQKVADWQIAAILNIGQRAKHPLFVTSIDDTRLDDIAAWTYRAPVEDQARLGFAIAHALDSNSPAVELDRDLQNKVDVIVQALAGAKKPLIISGTNAGSVEIVQAAANVAKALKGRGSDVGVTMIARAVNSIGLGMIGGGSLDAALSELETGAADAVIVLENDLHRHASAARVDAALAKAPLVMVIDHQRTAIMDKAHLVLSAASFAESDGTVINNEGRAQRFFQVYDPAYYDSNTIMLESWRWLHSLDSTVQSREVDWTQLDHVIDAVVEKLPQLAGIKDAAPDASFRIRGQKLAREPHRYSGRTAMRANISVHEPRQPQDKDTMFAFSMEGNNQPSAPRSQVPFAWAPGWNSPQAWNKFQAEVGGSLRHGDPGVRLIEASESGLDFFSAVPASFQAQEGNWRIAPYYHLFGSDEMSQRSPVFQQRMPQPYIKLNPADAAKLGVNAGANIAFSYDGQTISLPLIISEGLTAGQVGLPMGMPGIAPVLAGARLDNLQEAKA